A stretch of Mastomys coucha isolate ucsf_1 unplaced genomic scaffold, UCSF_Mcou_1 pScaffold1, whole genome shotgun sequence DNA encodes these proteins:
- the LOC116069848 gene encoding LOW QUALITY PROTEIN: ADP-ribosylation factor-like protein 4A (The sequence of the model RefSeq protein was modified relative to this genomic sequence to represent the inferred CDS: deleted 1 base in 1 codon) gives MGNGLSDQTSILSSLPSFQSFHIVILVLDCAGKTTVLYRLQFNEFVNTVPTKGFNTEKIKVTLDNSKTATFHFWDVGGQEKLRPLWRSYIRCTDGIEFVVDSVDVERMEEAKTELHKITRISENQGVPVLIVANKQDLRNSLSLSEIEKLLAMGELSSSTPWHLQPTCAIIGDGLKEGLEKLHDMIIKRRKMLRQQKKKR, from the exons ATGGGGAATGGACTGTCAGACCAGACTTCCATCCTGTCCAGCCTGCCGTCCTTTCAGTCCTTTCACATTGTTATTCTTGTTTTGGACTGTGCTGGAAAGACAACCGTTTTATACAGGCTGCAGTTCAACGAATTTGTAAATACCGTACCTACCAAAGGATTTAACACTGAGAAAATTAAGGTAACCTTGGACAATTCGAAAACAGCAACTTTCCACTTCTGGGATGTAGGTGGCCAAGAAAAATTAAGACCACTGTGGAGGTCATATATCCGATGCACAGATGGCATTGAGTTTGTGGTGGACTCTGTCGATGTTGAGAGAATGGAAGAAGCC AAAACTGAACTTCATAAAATAACTAGGATATCAGAAAATCAGGGAGTCCCTGTGCTTATAGTTGCTAACAAACAAGACCTGAggaactcactctctctctcagaaattGAGAAGTTGTTAGCAATGGGTGAACTGAGCTCATCGACTCCTTGGCATTTGCAGCCCACCTGTGCCATCATAGGAGATGGACTAAAGGAAGGACTGGAGAAACTACATGATATGataattaaaaggagaaaaatgttgcggcaacagaaaaagaagagatga